GCGCACCACCTCAAGCCGGGCGTATTTCTTGTCCTCGGCCGGTACGATATGCCAGGGCGCGTCTTCCGTGCTGGTGCGGGCGAATATTTCTTCCGCCGCTTCCATGTAAGCCGGGAACTTTTCCCGGTTGCGCCAGTCTTCGTCCGTGATCTTGTACTGTTTCCAAGGGGTGTTTTCCCGCTCCCTGAAACGCCGCAACTGCTCCTCCTGCGAGATATGCAGCCAGTATTTGACCACCACATTGCGGGGAGCCCGCAACTGGGCCTCAAAATCGTTGATCTCGGCATAGGCCCGTTTCCAGTCGGCGGCCGGAGTGAGGCCCTCCACCCGTTCCACCAGCACCCGGCCGTACCAGGAGCGGTCATAGACGGTCACAAAGCCCGCCATGGGCACATGCCGCCAGAAACGCCAGAGATAATGATGGGCCAGTTCCTCGTCCGTGGGCGCACTGATGGGGATCACCCGCGCGATGCGCGCGTCCATGCCCGCTGTGAGCCTGCGGATGGCCCCGCCCTTGCCTGCCGCGTCCCAGCCCTCGAAAACCAGGGTACTGGAGATGCCCGCTTTCCAGGCTTTGTAGGTCAGGGCGCGGACGTCTTCCTGCAGGGCGGCCAGCTTCTTTTTGTACTCGCTGTGCTCGCGCGCGCCGCTCAGGTCCACCGCGTCCAGCGCGCTGAAGGCGGCGGCATCGCCCCGCTCCGCTCCGGCGCCGTCCGCCGGAGACGTCTGGCCGGGCGCGGCGGATGAGGCCTGAGCCGAAAGGTCGCGGGCGGCCACGGCGCTGTCCAACGCCGCTGTCAGCGCGCGGGTCACGGCCACATTGCGAAAATTGGCGTCAAAGGCGTCGATGAGCGTCCAGGGCGCATAGGCCCGGTCGGTAATGGTGATGGCTTTGCCCGCCGCGCTGACCAGGCCGTCATAATTTTCCTCGCTCTTTTTGTCGTAGGGCGTGAAGCTGCGGCGGTTCTTGTGTTTCAGACGCTCTTCCAGCCGCTCCTTATGAGCTTTCTTGCTGATATGCAGCCAGAATTTGACGATCAGGGTTCCCGACGCGGCCAGAGAACGCTCCAGCCGCGCCCAGAGCTGCATCCGCCGGTTGAAGTCGTCCTCATTCAGACCGCCGCAACAGAGCTTTCGGATGGGTTCGCTGTACCAGCCGCCGAAAAAGACGGCCATTTCACCCTTGCCCGGCAGCGCGCGCCAGTAGCGCCAAGCTTCGGGACGCTTCTTTTCCTCGTCGGTTTCCAGCCAGAAGGTATGGGTGCGGATATTCTTGGCGTCCATCCATTCCGACAGCAGGTTGACCACCGCGTCCTTGCCCACGCCGTCCACGCCTTCAATGATCACCAGCACCGGCACATTGCGCTCACGCGCCCCACGCTGCGCGGCGAACAGCCTTCCGCGCAGTTCTTCCTTGAGCGCGCTGTATTCTTTGGACGAATAGGATCTGCCCAAGGATGCGGATTCAAACATTCCCTTCTCCCTTTGTACCGCGCGGCGGCCGGGCCGGATTCCGGTCCGCGCCGTTGACCACCGCGCCGATCATCACGCCCAAGTGGCTCATGGCCAGGCCCAGCCACCAGATGCGGTAAAAATCATGTCCGAAGATGCCGTTGACGAGCCAGCCCGCAAAGCCGATCCAGAACCAGGCCGTCAGCCGCCAGTAGGGGCTCGCGTCCCTTTCCGCATATTCTTCCGCCAGACGCGGCCTGATGCGCCTGTAGCC
The sequence above is drawn from the Desulfovibrio porci genome and encodes:
- the pap gene encoding polyphosphate:AMP phosphotransferase; translation: MFESASLGRSYSSKEYSALKEELRGRLFAAQRGARERNVPVLVIIEGVDGVGKDAVVNLLSEWMDAKNIRTHTFWLETDEEKKRPEAWRYWRALPGKGEMAVFFGGWYSEPIRKLCCGGLNEDDFNRRMQLWARLERSLAASGTLIVKFWLHISKKAHKERLEERLKHKNRRSFTPYDKKSEENYDGLVSAAGKAITITDRAYAPWTLIDAFDANFRNVAVTRALTAALDSAVAARDLSAQASSAAPGQTSPADGAGAERGDAAAFSALDAVDLSGAREHSEYKKKLAALQEDVRALTYKAWKAGISSTLVFEGWDAAGKGGAIRRLTAGMDARIARVIPISAPTDEELAHHYLWRFWRHVPMAGFVTVYDRSWYGRVLVERVEGLTPAADWKRAYAEINDFEAQLRAPRNVVVKYWLHISQEEQLRRFRERENTPWKQYKITDEDWRNREKFPAYMEAAEEIFARTSTEDAPWHIVPAEDKKYARLEVVRIYRDTLKKALKRA